A part of Desulfobacter sp. genomic DNA contains:
- a CDS encoding cytidylate kinase family protein: MAIITISRGTFGGGKAVAQAVAERLDYNCISREIIVGEAARAFDMPEKALNDSILKAPGPLGLKTNRIISNVRFLRAALIEKGRDNKMVYHGYGGHLLLKGMPNLLTVKVVAGMDYRISHAMENEGFTKEEALAHIIEMDKNRDHWARAVWGVEQADNTCFDLMVNLDQISVEGAADVIVRAAREPAFQETEAHRQKLEDELIVSRIWARIIKNKPTRFVQIHLYANKGQVTITGDLGSNKLKEAVVNIARETQGVQKVENQLNIGSSWLW, encoded by the coding sequence ATGGCCATTATTACTATTTCAAGGGGAACATTCGGCGGCGGAAAAGCCGTTGCCCAGGCCGTTGCAGAACGGCTGGACTATAATTGCATCAGCCGCGAGATCATCGTAGGGGAAGCCGCCCGGGCCTTTGACATGCCGGAGAAAGCCCTGAACGATTCCATTTTAAAGGCCCCCGGCCCCCTGGGACTGAAAACCAATAGGATCATCAGCAATGTCAGGTTTCTGAGGGCCGCCCTCATTGAAAAAGGCCGGGACAATAAAATGGTCTACCACGGCTACGGCGGCCACCTCCTGCTCAAGGGGATGCCCAACCTGCTCACCGTCAAGGTGGTGGCCGGCATGGACTACAGGATCAGCCATGCCATGGAAAATGAAGGGTTCACAAAGGAGGAGGCCCTTGCCCACATCATTGAGATGGATAAAAACAGGGACCACTGGGCCCGGGCGGTCTGGGGGGTGGAACAGGCGGACAACACCTGTTTCGACCTCATGGTCAATCTGGACCAGATCAGTGTGGAAGGGGCCGCGGATGTGATTGTCCGGGCCGCCCGGGAACCGGCCTTCCAGGAAACCGAGGCCCACCGGCAGAAGCTGGAAGACGAACTCATCGTCTCCAGAATCTGGGCCCGGATCATTAAAAACAAACCCACCCGCTTTGTCCAGATCCATCTCTACGCCAACAAGGGCCAAGTCACCATCACCGGCGACCTGGGCTCCAATAAATTAAAGGAGGCGGTGGTGAATATCGCCAGGGAGACCCAAGGGGTGCAAAAAGTGGAGAACCAGCTCAATATCGGATCCAGCTGGCTCTGGTAG
- a CDS encoding OFA family MFS transporter, which produces MYPSSTHISIIFSRGWIVTFASAALGLALGILYVWSVIKSGIPDAWGWSHADKALPYSTMAIVFSFVMVPAGRLQDRFGPRPIILGGGLLAGLGCIIAGVSNGSLMGYVAGFGVMAGMGVGSAYSALTPATIKWFPPEKTGLTAGIVVAGSGMAPLPLAPLTAWLLKAFSVTTPEGVVHAGIGPAMIALGVLLWIATLGLVWFIYNPPMGFKPPSNPGKQGPGLGDHEFTWQQMLGTAQFWLMFVMYFSGASAGLVFIGTAAQLGREVLGEMAFFAVVVIAAGNTLGRILAGVVSDRVGRQPALFAEFTCQAAVVGALYLLMKTGGPSWMAVLAVMFMIGLNYGANLTIFPAACKDYFGIRNFGLNYGCLFTAFGAAGLIMPWLNGLIRDLTGKTDLSYFLIMGLLVLSAALALISRNLGAPSLKNSPMKKKENPQNARSFALDSGD; this is translated from the coding sequence ATGTATCCAAGCAGTACACATATCAGCATCATTTTTTCACGGGGATGGATTGTCACCTTTGCCTCGGCCGCCCTGGGCCTTGCCCTGGGCATCCTCTATGTATGGAGCGTCATTAAATCGGGGATTCCCGACGCCTGGGGCTGGTCCCATGCCGACAAGGCGCTTCCCTATTCAACCATGGCCATTGTCTTCTCATTTGTCATGGTGCCGGCGGGCCGGCTCCAGGACCGGTTCGGACCCCGGCCCATCATCCTGGGCGGGGGGCTTCTGGCGGGTCTGGGCTGCATCATTGCAGGCGTCAGCAACGGGTCCCTCATGGGCTATGTGGCCGGTTTCGGTGTCATGGCCGGCATGGGGGTGGGCAGCGCCTATTCCGCGTTGACGCCGGCCACCATCAAGTGGTTTCCCCCCGAGAAAACCGGGCTCACCGCAGGCATTGTGGTGGCCGGATCGGGCATGGCCCCCCTTCCCCTGGCCCCGCTCACGGCCTGGCTCTTAAAGGCCTTTTCCGTGACAACGCCGGAGGGCGTTGTCCATGCCGGGATCGGGCCGGCCATGATCGCCCTGGGGGTGCTGCTCTGGATCGCCACCCTGGGCCTGGTCTGGTTCATCTATAATCCGCCCATGGGATTCAAGCCTCCCTCAAATCCGGGAAAACAAGGCCCGGGGCTGGGTGACCATGAGTTCACCTGGCAGCAGATGCTCGGCACCGCCCAGTTCTGGCTCATGTTTGTCATGTATTTTTCCGGCGCTTCCGCCGGCCTGGTATTCATCGGCACGGCCGCCCAGCTGGGCCGGGAGGTGCTGGGGGAGATGGCCTTTTTTGCCGTGGTGGTCATTGCCGCCGGCAATACCCTGGGGCGGATCCTGGCCGGGGTTGTCTCGGACAGGGTGGGCAGGCAGCCGGCGCTCTTTGCCGAATTCACCTGCCAGGCCGCCGTTGTGGGCGCCCTTTATCTGCTGATGAAAACCGGGGGACCTTCCTGGATGGCCGTGCTGGCGGTGATGTTCATGATCGGGCTCAATTACGGGGCCAACCTCACCATTTTTCCGGCCGCCTGCAAGGACTATTTCGGCATCCGCAACTTCGGGCTCAACTATGGCTGCCTCTTTACGGCATTTGGCGCGGCCGGCCTGATCATGCCCTGGCTCAACGGCCTGATCCGGGATCTCACCGGGAAAACCGACCTTTCCTATTTTCTGATCATGGGACTATTGGTCCTTTCCGCAGCCCTGGCATTGATCAGCCGGAATCTGGGGGCACCCTCCCTGAAAAACAGCCCCATGAAAAAAAAGGAAAACCCCCAAAACGCCCGTTCATTCGCACTTGACTCAGGAGACTGA
- a CDS encoding acetate--CoA ligase family protein, translating into MSQERNRPDGVFKRLFYPQSIAVIGASNNELKPGGRVFKNILEGGYGGQLWPVNPKSSRIMGLSAFPDIDSLPEAPDLALVAIPAPAVPGAVNHLALKGNRAAIILTAGFGETGEAGKKMEDQILHTAEAHGMAVVGPNCSGFLTPAYSGKFAGIIPPLQPGCVDVVSGSGATVDYLMEQAGARGIRFSHVVNLGNSIQLGVEDMLGLLDGNHGPRSAKIILLYLEAVGKPGKLLAHARSLIRKGCTLIGIKSGASGAGARAAASHTGAMATADHTVQALLDKAGIIRVKSKAELIETTCALMAMSGLPQGNRACIVTDAGGPGVMLADALEREGISLPRLSGNTLDALGQVLPPQAALENPIDCLPSRTGGQLQAVFEVLGKKEAGHLDMIFFISGNSGLSDNGEIYDAVAAAQKSCPIPILPVLSSITTCEDLLKEWARQGRVYFLDEVAAGAAAGRLVHRPRPDWGRAELPDYDREALENLLSDQTGALSSTAAKAVLHAAGFTLPRQQVASGPGQLEAACRAIGFPLAMKVEGLLHKTDLGGVRVNITTMDQALGAWHELMVLPGARGVMVQEMVRGLEVIIGAVRDGEFGSLIMFGLGGIHAEVLKDVRFSLSTPEFPLSPGEAEKMIRGIRSYPILEGVRGQAGVCPETLADCLVRTARLVTDFPGIRELDLNPVKGEGAALYAVDARILMD; encoded by the coding sequence ATGTCACAGGAGCGTAACCGGCCAGACGGGGTGTTCAAACGTCTGTTTTATCCCCAGAGCATTGCCGTTATCGGGGCAAGCAACAATGAATTAAAACCAGGGGGACGGGTATTTAAAAACATCCTGGAAGGGGGCTACGGTGGCCAGCTGTGGCCGGTGAATCCCAAATCGTCCAGGATCATGGGCCTGTCGGCCTTCCCGGACATTGACTCCCTGCCCGAAGCCCCGGACCTGGCCCTTGTCGCCATTCCCGCACCGGCCGTTCCCGGGGCGGTGAACCATCTTGCCCTAAAGGGGAACAGGGCCGCCATTATCCTGACCGCAGGGTTCGGCGAGACCGGTGAAGCCGGGAAAAAAATGGAAGATCAGATTCTCCATACGGCCGAGGCCCATGGCATGGCCGTGGTCGGGCCCAATTGTTCGGGGTTTCTCACACCGGCCTATTCGGGAAAGTTTGCCGGCATCATCCCCCCGCTACAGCCGGGATGCGTGGATGTGGTTTCAGGGTCCGGCGCCACCGTGGATTATCTCATGGAGCAGGCCGGTGCCAGGGGAATCCGGTTCAGCCATGTGGTCAACCTGGGAAATTCCATCCAACTGGGTGTGGAGGACATGCTCGGCCTTCTGGATGGAAACCACGGCCCCCGGAGCGCCAAAATCATTCTGCTCTACCTGGAAGCGGTGGGCAAGCCCGGAAAACTGCTGGCCCATGCCCGCAGCCTGATCCGGAAGGGGTGCACCCTCATAGGCATCAAATCCGGCGCCTCCGGTGCCGGCGCCCGGGCCGCAGCCAGCCACACCGGGGCCATGGCCACCGCAGACCATACGGTCCAGGCCCTCCTGGACAAGGCCGGAATCATCCGGGTGAAGAGCAAGGCGGAACTCATCGAAACCACCTGCGCCCTCATGGCCATGTCCGGACTGCCGCAGGGGAACCGGGCCTGCATTGTCACCGACGCCGGGGGGCCGGGGGTGATGCTGGCCGATGCCCTTGAACGGGAGGGCATCTCCCTTCCCAGGCTTTCCGGCAATACCCTTGACGCCCTCGGGCAGGTGCTGCCCCCCCAGGCCGCCCTTGAGAACCCCATTGACTGCCTCCCCTCCAGGACCGGGGGGCAGCTTCAGGCCGTATTTGAGGTGCTGGGGAAAAAAGAGGCCGGACACCTGGATATGATTTTTTTTATTTCCGGCAACTCCGGTTTATCGGACAACGGTGAAATCTACGATGCCGTGGCCGCGGCACAAAAGAGCTGTCCCATTCCCATTCTGCCGGTGCTCTCCTCCATCACCACCTGTGAAGATTTATTAAAGGAATGGGCCCGTCAGGGCCGGGTTTACTTCCTCGATGAGGTGGCGGCCGGAGCGGCCGCGGGCCGTTTGGTCCACCGTCCCCGCCCGGATTGGGGGAGGGCGGAGCTTCCCGACTATGACCGGGAGGCCCTGGAAAACCTGCTTTCCGACCAGACCGGCGCCCTCTCTTCCACCGCGGCAAAAGCCGTGCTCCATGCCGCCGGGTTTACCCTCCCCCGACAGCAGGTTGCCTCCGGGCCGGGCCAGCTTGAGGCTGCCTGCCGGGCCATCGGGTTTCCCCTGGCCATGAAAGTGGAGGGGCTTTTGCACAAAACCGATCTGGGCGGCGTCCGGGTGAACATCACCACCATGGACCAGGCCCTTGGGGCCTGGCATGAACTCATGGTCCTTCCCGGGGCCCGGGGGGTGATGGTCCAGGAGATGGTCAGGGGCCTGGAAGTCATCATCGGCGCGGTCAGGGATGGGGAATTCGGTTCGCTCATCATGTTCGGGCTGGGGGGGATCCATGCCGAAGTGCTCAAGGATGTCCGCTTTTCCCTGTCAACACCGGAATTTCCCCTCTCCCCCGGGGAGGCCGAAAAGATGATCCGGGGCATCCGGTCCTATCCCATCCTGGAAGGGGTGAGGGGACAGGCCGGGGTCTGCCCGGAGACCCTGGCCGACTGCCTGGTCCGCACGGCGAGGCTGGTGACGGATTTCCCCGGGATCAGGGAGCTTGACCTCAATCCGGTCAAGGGCGAGGGCGCCGCCCTCTATGCCGTTGATGCCCGGATTCTCATGGACTGA
- a CDS encoding universal stress protein, with translation MKIMVYSKNTPGDSAAMDLALSHAKAFDASIELVSAISDQSNTPEEVIEDVSKRLKTQAAETAENHNVKCESQLVLTSLPIGEALVQYAEKNKIDEIIMPFRKRSKLGKLFFGSDTQYIILEAPCRVITLKDS, from the coding sequence ATGAAAATTATGGTATACAGCAAAAACACCCCCGGTGATTCCGCAGCCATGGATCTTGCGCTCAGCCATGCGAAAGCATTTGATGCCTCCATTGAACTTGTCTCCGCCATTTCAGACCAGTCAAACACACCTGAAGAAGTGATTGAAGATGTCTCAAAACGGCTGAAGACACAGGCGGCCGAAACCGCTGAAAACCACAATGTTAAATGCGAATCCCAACTGGTTCTCACCTCACTTCCCATTGGAGAAGCCCTGGTGCAATATGCGGAAAAAAACAAAATAGATGAAATCATCATGCCCTTTAGAAAACGCTCCAAACTGGGCAAGCTCTTTTTCGGATCAGATACCCAGTATATCATCCTGGAAGCACCCTGCCGGGTAATAACCCTTAAAGACAGCTGA
- a CDS encoding 4Fe-4S binding protein has protein sequence MKAFYLDLSVCNGCYCCQIACKDEHVANDWSPYAKPQPDTGQFWIGITELVRGQVPKVKVTYIPKMCHHCDDAPCIEQCAYDAIEKRSDGLVLIHPDKCTGCKLCKDTCPHDAIYFNENLNIAQKCTGCSHLLDNDDEWEVPRCVDQCPTDALRFGEESEFSDFIKDAEFLNPEAGTQSRVYYKNLPRKFVAGTVYDPVEKEVIIGAACSLTDDDSGETFTAVTDNFGDFWFRKLGDARSFTLDIEKDGAKKTIKNIVTDKDLSLGDIPMQV, from the coding sequence ATGAAAGCCTTTTATCTGGATTTATCCGTCTGCAACGGCTGCTACTGCTGCCAGATTGCCTGCAAGGACGAGCATGTGGCCAATGACTGGAGCCCCTATGCCAAGCCCCAGCCCGACACCGGCCAGTTCTGGATCGGCATCACCGAGCTGGTGCGCGGCCAGGTGCCCAAGGTGAAGGTGACCTATATCCCTAAAATGTGCCACCACTGCGACGATGCCCCCTGTATTGAGCAGTGTGCATACGACGCCATTGAAAAGCGCAGCGACGGCCTGGTTCTCATCCACCCGGATAAATGCACCGGCTGCAAGCTGTGCAAGGATACCTGCCCCCATGATGCCATTTATTTCAATGAAAACCTGAACATTGCCCAGAAATGCACCGGGTGCAGCCATCTTCTGGACAACGACGATGAGTGGGAGGTCCCCAGATGCGTGGACCAGTGCCCCACCGACGCCCTGAGGTTCGGGGAGGAATCCGAGTTTTCAGACTTCATCAAGGATGCGGAGTTCCTGAACCCCGAGGCCGGGACCCAATCCAGGGTCTATTATAAAAACCTGCCCAGAAAATTTGTGGCGGGCACGGTGTACGATCCTGTGGAAAAAGAGGTGATCATCGGCGCCGCCTGTTCCCTTACCGATGATGACAGCGGGGAAACCTTCACCGCCGTCACCGATAATTTCGGGGATTTCTGGTTCCGCAAGCTCGGCGATGCCCGCAGTTTTACCCTGGACATTGAAAAGGACGGGGCAAAAAAGACCATTAAGAATATTGTAACAGATAAGGATTTAAGCCTGGGGGATATTCCCATGCAGGTTTAG